From Lolium perenne isolate Kyuss_39 chromosome 5, Kyuss_2.0, whole genome shotgun sequence, a single genomic window includes:
- the LOC127299142 gene encoding L-type lectin-domain containing receptor kinase S.4-like — translation MMHLRLLLHLLLATLAASQQFTYSGFGGRGNGGAPNLTLNGVTELQPDGIIRLTNETSRLLGHAFYPSPLRLLGPPGSGSNRNGTAVSFSTAFAFAVVPEYPRLGGHGFAFVAAPDPRIPGALPSQYLGLLSAADLGNATNHVFAVEFDTVQDFEFGDINDNHVGVDLNSLVSNASASAAPVNLKSGDTVLAWVDYDGDRRLLNVSIATKSEKPAAPLISFHVDLSTVFLDQMYVGFSASTGLLASSHYLMGWSFKLGGGAAPPLDLSSLPSLPQPKPDRRSRTTRILASVFSAFVALVALAGAGAYGAYRYKNREVIEPWELDYGPHRYKYPELKHATRGFRERELLGCGGFGKVYRGVLPGTPPTVVAVKRVSHDSRQGLREFVAEIASIGRLRHRNLVQLQGWCRRRGDLLLVYDFMPNGSLDMHLFGDGLRAARLTWDIRYKILRNVASALLYLHEQWEHVVLHRDVKASNVLLDGDMAGRLGDFGLAKLYEHGANPGTTRVVGTLGYLAPELTRTGKATTAADVFAFGALVLEVVAGRRPIEPRAAPEEQVLAEWAWERYAAGETEKVVDARLEGAFDAQQAAAAVKVGLWCSHPVPVARPTMREVTRYLDGGDAAEVPPPPPPPPPPPVCSGEVGYDDFVHSFPSSSFERAAAAGGVEPLSQTSVATFPFSSLSNRSSYVSV, via the coding sequence ATGATGCATCTCCGCCTCCTCCTGCACCTCCTCCTCGCCACCCTCGCCGCGTCCCAACAATTCACCTACTCCGGCTTCGGCGGCCGCGGCAACGGCGGCGCTCCAAACCTCACCCTGAACGGCGTCACGGAGCTCCAGCCCGACGGCATCATCCGCCTCACCAACGAGACCTCCCGGCTCCTGGGCCATGCCTTCTACCCGTCCCCGCTCCGCCTCCTCGGCCCGCCCGGCTCCGGCAGCAACCGCAACGGCACCGCGGTGTCCTTCTCCACGGCGTTCGCGTTCGCCGTCGTGCCCGAGTACCCCCGGCTGGGCGGCCACGGCTTCGCCTTCGTGGCCGCGCCCGACCCGCGCATCCCGGGCGCGCTGCCCAGCCAGTACCTGGGCCTGCTCAGCGCCGCCGACCTGGGCAACGCCACCAACCACGTCTTCGCCGTCGAGTTCGACACCGTCCAGGACTTCGAGTTCGGGGACATCAACGACAACCACGTCGGCGTCGACCTCAACAGCCTCGTCTCcaacgcctccgcctccgcggcgCCCGTCAACCTCAAGTCCGGCGACACCGTGCTCGCCTGGGTCGACTACGACGGCGACCGGAGGCTCCTCAACGTCTCCATCGCCACCAAATCCGAGAAGCCTGCCGCGCCGCTCATCTCCTTCCACGTAGACCTGTCCACCGTCTTCCTGGACCAGATGTACGTCGGCTTCTCGGCGTCCACGGGGCTCCTCGCGAGCTCCCACTACCTCATGGGGTGGAGCTTCAAGCTGGGCGGCggcgccgcgccgccgctcgACCTGTCGTCCCTCCCGTCGCTGCCGCAGCCCAAGCCGGACAGGAGGAGCAGGACGACGCGGATCCTGGCGTCGGTGTTCTCGGCGTTCGTGGCGCTGGTGGCGCTGGCCGGCGCGGGCGCCTACGGCGCGTACCGCTACAAGAACCGCGAGGTGATCGAGCCGTGGGAGCTGGACTACGGCCCGCACCGGTACAagtacccggagctgaagcacgcGACGCGCGGGTTCCGCGAGCGCGAGCTGCTCGGCTGCGGCGGCTTCGGCAAGGTGTACCGCGGGGTGCTGCCCGGCACGCCGCCGACCGTGGTCGCCGTGAAGCGCGTCTCGCACGACTCCCGGCAGGGGCTCCGGGAGTTCGTGGCCGAGATCGCGTCCATCGGCCGGCTCCGCCACCGCAACCTGGTGCAGCTGCAGGGGTGGTGCCGCCGCCGCGGCGACCTGCTCCTGGTGTACGACTTCATGCCCAACGGCAGCCTGGACATGCACCTGTTCGGCGACGGCCTCCGCGCGGCGCGGCTGACGTGGGACATCCGGTACAAGATCCTCCGCAACGTGGCGTCGGCGCTGCTGTACCTGCACGAGCAGTGGGAGCACGTGGTGCTGCACCGCGACGTCAAGGCCAGCAACGTGCTCCTCGACGGCGACATGGCGGGCCGGCTCGGGGACTTCGGGCTGGCCAAGCTGTACGAGCACGGGGCCAACCCGGGCACCACGCGGGTGGTGGGCACGCTCGGGTACCTGGCGCCGGAGCTGACGCGGACGGGGAAGGCCACGACGGCGGCGGACGTGTTCGCGTTCGGGGCGCTGGTGCTGGAGGTGGTGGCCGGGCGGCGGCCCATCGAGCCGCGGGCGGCGCCGGAGGAGCAGGTGCTGGCGGAGTGGGCGTGGGAGCGGTACGCGGCCGGGGAGACGGAGAAGGTGGTGGACGCGAGGCTGGAGGGGGCGTTCGACGCCCAGCAGGCGGCCGCGGCGGTGAAGGTGGGGCTGTGGTGCTCGCACCCGGTGCCGGTGGCGCGGCCGACGATGAGGGAGGTGACGAGGTACCTCGACGGAGGGGACGCGGCGGAGGTGCCgccacctcctccaccgccgccgcccccgccggTGTGCTCCGGCGAGGTTGGGTACGACGACTTCGTGCACTCGTTCCCGTCGTCGTCGTtcgagagggcggcggcggccggcggagtGGAGCCACTGTCGCAGACGTCGGTGGCCACGTTCCCCTTCTCGTCGCTGTCGAATCGGTCATCCTACGTCAGCGTATGA